A window of Mucilaginibacter robiniae genomic DNA:
CCACCTCCCGAGTTTTTAAATTCCTCGTTATGCTTACCACCAGGTTCGGTTAAGGAGTTAGTGGGCGTCAAGTCACGGGTACGATCAGTGTTGGTAATGGCAACTACAATCATCTCCGGTAAAACCGTATTGCCATTGGCTGTGCTTAACTGTTGTATACCCCGGTAAGGGAAGAAAAATGAGCTTCACCATCCAGCAAGTACACTACTGGGTATTTCGGCTTTGTAGTGGTACTCTCATTAGCACTTGCCGGTACATATACCCATATTTTTCTTTGCTCATTCAATGTTTTTGACTGCACACTATCAACACGCCCCATAATAATTTGATCATTTTTTATCATTTGGGCATGGGCACTACTTACCAACAGAATTAAGAAAATGAAAAGGTAGGGCTTCATTTGCAATGACGGTTTAAGCTAAGGTATTCAGTTTGATGCAATAATAAAACACACCCATGCAAATCATTTTTCTGCAATTACCTTTGAACGATTAAAAAATAACCGCTCACTAATGAGCTTGTACTTTGTTATACCAGTGCATGATTAAACTTTCTACCTCCTTTTTTCTACTATTCTTCACAGCCAACCTGTACGCACAAAATCGGCCAGATACGTTAAGTACCGATATTAATCACCGTTTGCTGCCGGTAACTATCCGTGGTTATCTGTCAGACCAGCCAGTGCTGCGTGTACCAGCTTCTGTCGATGTATTAGGTGTCAGTCAATTGGCCTTGCAACCGCAAAACTCGCTGGTAAGCGCCATGAATACCCTGCCAGGCGTACGCATGGAAGA
This region includes:
- a CDS encoding alpha/beta hydrolase-fold protein, which encodes MKPYLFIFLILLVSSAHAQMIKNDQIIMGRVDSVQSKTLNEQRKIWVYVPASANESTTTKPKYPVVYLLDGEAHFSSLTGVYNS